AGAAAAGGCCACTTCCAAACTGTGGGGATGGGGAGTGGCCGGGCCTAAGAGAATGGGAAGGCAGAACACCCCTTCTCCAGTCTCCCTTGGCCGCTAAAGCCCCAGAGCAGCAGCAACGTGGGCTGTTTGGTGCGGAGGTTCCTGGTTTGGGTTGGCCAGGCATAGAGCGCTTGCGACAGTTCACCCACCCTCCAAGACACGCGGGCCGGGGAGCGGGGAGAGGGCGGAGGGAACGGCGCACCGGGCCCCGTCGGGCTGTTGGACCAAAAGTCCTGCGTGTCGGGGGCTGGCAGCGCCGCCGCGGCGAACCCAGCTAGGGGGCACCGCCTGCGCCGGGCACAGGGAGGCCGTTCGGCTCTCCCCCTCGCGCCCATTACTCTCAGGCGTCCCGGGGAACACCGCGCGCAAGTGTCGGGCTGCGTCCCGGCAGAGGCGGCTTCGCCTGGTGTCCGCGCGTTTCCGAAGGGCACCCGCGGCAGGGCCCATAACTCGAGCTGGGAGCCGCCTCAAGCAATCCGTTCCTCCGAATCAGACTGCTTTTCTCtgtaaggaaaagagaaagcaagcGAATTAACTGATGGCTTGGCCGGCTGGAAACCGGAAAGCGAGTTCTCCAGGAGCCGCACACCTCGGGGAAGCCCAGTCCCTCccgggcagggagggaggggcggTCCTGGGGGCTGCTTCCCgcggggagagaagggagggcgGTACAACCCTCTGCGGGGTCTGCCCCTCGGTCCTCCCGACCCCCGCGGCCTGGGGGGCACGGGGCAAATTCTCGGATAGCGATGGGCAGAAAGGGGACCCGGGCTGGCGATGGGCTGAGTGCCTCCTTTGCCCTCACCCCCGCGCGAAGACGAGGCCAGTGGGTGGGTGGCGTGGGGCGAGGCCTCCGCAGGCCGCCGGGGGCCCAGGAACGTGGAGCCGGGAGGGTCCGCTCCCTTCCCCGCCCTGGACGGCGGCCTGTGGGAAAGCAGTCTCCACTGGATCCCGCGCGCGTCGCGCCGAGGTCGTGGGAAGCCGAGGGCGGGAGGGCGGAGGCGCCGGCAGGGTCTGCGGGACTGGGGCTCGGACGGAGGACAGGGGcgaggaggaggcaggaaggacGCCGGGTACTGCGGGGCGCCTAGGGGGTTCCGAGCGCAGCGGCTGCGGGGCCGACCCGCCCAGGATGGAATCGGGGCCCCGGCGCGCCCACGCCGCTCCTCCAGGCCGAACCCCTGCGGCCCCGAGCCCCCGGCCTCACGCCCCCAGCCACCCCCCACGCCCACCCCGCAGGTCGGCCCTGCAGCTGCcttcccttcctccacctccctcccgCCTCCGAAGCCGGCGCCCCCGGCCAAGTGGCCGCTCTCAACCTGTTACCAAGTCCTAGAGAGAACTTCTCCAAAATATTTCCTGGATCCCCCTGCCAAGGGCCCTGTCCCGCGCTTCCAGCTCCCATCTGGATGCCTGCAGACCTCTCCCCGGGTTCCGAGGCTCTGGCCTCCTCCCTCCCTAATCCATTTTTCACACCGCTTCCCCGGGAGCCCGTTAAAATACACCGGGACCGCGGCGGGTGCAAGCCTCCTGTATCTCCACATAGCAGGCTAAGGGGGATTGGGTAGGGAATAAAGGCTGCAGGGGACATCGGCTGGCAGGTATGAAGCCCATATTGTGTGTCGTTTGTTAAACACTTCCGGTGGATTTTCTTGTTTAATCTGCCAAACAACGCTTCTGGGCCGGTATTCGTATTGTTTTAtagagggagaaactgaggcacagaggggaaCTCGGCTTGTAAGCAACGGAGTAATTCAGAGCCAGTCAGCCCCACGCCGAGTTTATTCACCCTGGCAGGGGCTTCCGCCAGGGTGACCCTTCCTAACTGGGGTGGAAGGACCCGCAGCGCCAGCGGGGTCCAGGCCAGACGGCAGCGAGTGTCTGTTAACAGCGATGCTGAGTGGGTCAGGCAGTGGGGCACAGGTTCAGTGTGATCTGGAATGCCTGCGAGGCCCCCTTGCTCATCCATCTGCCTTTAGTGGATGGGTGGTCTGAGTTTCTGGAGATGGGCAAGATGGAGCAGTCTGCACACTTGGCTCTTCAGCCCCGGCGCCCCCAACAGCCGCCTCTGCTTTCCTGGAGACACGGCAGGCTCCTAACCTCAGGCCGGCTTGTGCCGCTCCACCCTATCCCTCCCCCACAGACACAGGCCACTTAGCGCGCTCTCCCGTCCCTCACCCCTGCCAACAGCAGCCTCTTCTGGCCACTTCCTTTGCATGTGAATGAGTCCAGGTCTGGGCTGCCTTTGTCCAGGGAGGCCGATGGGATTTCCATCATTAATTAGTGGTTGGTGAGTCAGGGTCAGCAGTGGTCTCCTTTCCAGGACCCAGAAATGACACCACAAGGGTAACTGGCCCCTATTTCCTGCCTAGGAACTAGCAGCATCCCACCCCCACCACTCCATGGCCTAGATAAGACGGGCCAAGATCCCAGAGACAACAGGACTCTGGAACAGGGAAGGGATTTATGATTAGCATAGGCTCTagttaaattcctttttttatttctgtgcattGACCTATTATGTAATATGCTTTTTTCTTCCTGGAATACAGATCCTACCagtggttttattcattttttatataatgtttaattCATCTGTCTCTGTAAATCCATAACATGAAATTGAAAGTGTCTCAAAAAGCAGACTGTTTCCCCCCTAACTCTTCCACTGTTCAACCCAGGCGCAAGCACTGTCATCCCTCACTGCTACCAGCTTCTGGTCAGTCTTTCTGGCCACACGTATGTAgacatgcttcattcttttaacTGTGTTTTTGATGTTTTCTATGTTAACACCAAAAAAAAGTACACTAAGAAATCAGTGCTATTTCCGAATGGAGCCCGGAGTTTCTCAGTACTGCGCTCCTCCCGTGCCAGAAGCACCCTACTTCTCTTCCTCAGTTGCCTCATCAATCACATGGGGCTGAGGCAGTGAGGAGGATGTATTTGCCTCACATAGAGACTTAAAGGTTTTCCCGATCTCCTCTGGGTACAGAACAAGAAATTAAGGATGATCTGAAATTTACAGGGCTTGGATAAGACTTGAAACAATTGTGATGATAGGAATTGCTGGGTTCTGGAACCAAGGACGGCAGTAACCAGGGGCTCAGCAAGCTGAGATATCCCTCCAGTGAAAGGGGACCCAGGAGCATAACTGAACAAAAGTCGTTTCTCTTCCTCAAGAtgggtatttctcttttttctggtGAGGAGTGTCAGTATCAGCATTTATCTGCTGGAGACTGTTTAAATGTCAGGTGTACTTGGCAAATTTGCATCTATTTTTCTTAAACACGCTTCCCAGAAGTGAATCGAAATGACCACCTCTAAAAGTTGCTACTAACTATTGCTCCAGAAACCAAAGTGATCCCACTCCCATGGCTGGCCATAGTCTAATTTCTTCACAAACAgaggcagagcagcttgcaccaTGTAACCCCAAAGCTTTTCTATAACTGATCAGAAGTTCCTTTCTCTACCCTTTAGCAGAGGTGCTGGTGaccagggaagaggagaaggtaAAGAGCAGAGTGAACGAAGGGAAGTCGGGGACATAGATTCTTTAAAGTCTGGGTAATCAATCCCAATGTATTCAAGAGAGAACTCAACTTGCTTTCCTAGATAGGACGTGGTGGCCCACGGCATCCATGGCAAACCACTCGCTTCTTGGATAGTTGGCTCCCAGACTTGAAGGCTGTGCTCCTTTGCTGTCCTTGGACCTCTCCAGCGGTCTCTTTCTGGTTTCCTTGgtgggctcctcctcctcctcaccttgTCCCTTGGATTTCCCAGGGAGCTATCCCCAATCCAGGGTTAGTCTCATGCACCCACCATATTCTAGAGGCCCCTCCACTCACTCTCATGCttttaatgaattcatttatGGGTGATCAGGAATCTTCACCACAGCCCGATCGCCCTTCTGAGTTTCAGGTGCACATCCTGTTGCTTTGGTGTGACTGCTTCCCGTTGGGTTATCCTTGGGCACCTCACACTCATTGTGTCCAAAGCAGAATTCTTCATCCTCAACTCTGTGCTCATCCTTCTGTATTTGAGACTCCTAACTCAGTTAATGGCATTGCATCAGTCACTGACCTCATAACCCAAATCTCAGCactgtctttttttatttggttggatgcttccattcctctcaaccACTGTATTCACTCAGTAACCAAGACTTCCAGAGTTGACCTCATAAATATTTCCTTAACTCTGATGCCTTGTTTCCAGTTTCCTACCAGTGTCCTAGTTCCTGAACCATTGCAATAGCTTCAAGTCTTTCACTTCTTAGGTCTTCTAGAGAAATTTGTCATATCTAGTAGAACTCTTTTGTTGAAAATGACACAGACTGGCttaagcaaaaaagcaaaatcatggaTGTCAGGCTGGTTTCAGGTGTGGCGTGGTGTCGAAGCTCAAGGGACACCACCCACACCCTGTGTCACCAGCTCACCACTCAGGTCTGCTCTCTCTCACTCTGGTGGGCTTCATTCTCAGGCTGCATCATGGGAGTGCAGTAGCAGCAGAAGGTCCAGCTCGCCTGGTGCTTCCAGTGTCAAGTTCTATAGGAAGGAGGCAGGCCTGAGGCCAGATGGCGGCGAGTTTCTGTTAATAGCGACACTGAGTGGGTCAGGCAGTGGAGCTCAGGTTCAGTGTGATCGGAATGCCTCCGAGGCCCCCTTGCTCATCCACCCGCCTTTAGTAGATGGGTGGTCTGAGTTTCTGGAGATGACTAGGAGTAACAGGAAGGGACACTGAGCTACACAACACATCCAAAGCCCACCACACATCAGACTCACGGATTCCCCTGCATAAAATTCCCCAAGGCAAATTTTGCCCATTGAAGTTTTGTCAAGATGATTTGATTCTTCTGTTGAAATGCAGCATTAATCATTGTTgagctttttcattttgtttgaatTGATACTTCCACCAGTAATCTTCAATAAGAATAGAATTTTAGAACTGGTCATTTGGGTCTACTCCTCAACTTGCAAGGAACTGTGCACAGTGTTAAGACCATGCCTCTGAGATCATTGGAGAGACAGATGGAGAAGTGGAGGATTTGTATTTAGAGTCTAGTCAGGGAAACACACCTCCCCCCTCAGATAGAGAGAATCTTCTGTTGTTGGTCGATATTGGAGGATTGAGTGGCAAGCTAGGATTCAGATGTGGTGACTGATAGAAGCAGTGAAGGTCTCTAAAGAGCAAAGAGAAGTCATGAGGGTTCTGAGAACCGAGGTCCTGGAAGCTGGAGAAGAGGCCCTGGGGAGTAGAACCGCTCCTCTGCACTTGCCTGGCCCTGGGGCCTCCCGGAGAGCTGGACTCAAATCTCCGAGATGGACCAGCCGGCCGGGGCGGGATGTGGGCAGGCAGGTCCTGGGAGTGCATGAAGCAAGCTAGAAAACTGGCCATGACCGCGCCACCGTTGGGAGTCCCCGGGGGTTATTGGGGCTCTGCTGACGGGAACAGGCTCCTGTCCTGCGATCTGCGGCCGCCACGCCGCCCTCTGGGGCCCCCTTTTGGCAGAACCTGGCGGGAGCTCGCTGGCCCGCAGAAGGCTCAGGGCCTGGTAGCCAGGGCgcggagcccaggaggtggattCGGAACTCAATGCACCCCAGAGCGCCGCAGTGGAGCCGGGGTGGGGGAAGCGCGTGGAAGCGCGGAGTTTCTGTGCCAGCTGGTCCCCAGTGCCAACGCCCACAGGCCAGGTGGCTTCCGCAGCATCTGCTCCACACCCCATGCGGAGCAGGGGCTTGTTTCTGCACACGCCCCACCGCATACACAccgcaccacacacacaaacacactacacacaccacactacacacaccacacacacaaacacaccacacacaaacacaccacacacaccacattacACAcaaatgccacacacacaccccacacacaccacacaaacacaccacaccacacacagtccacacactacaaacacaccacacacaaacaccacacacaccccccacacaccacacacataccacaacACACACTACACCAAACTCACCACACGCACCAAACAcgtcacacgcacacacaccaaacacaccacacaccacacaaacacaccacacagaccccacacaccacacataccacaacACACAGTACACCAAACACACTACATGCACCAAACACACCACACGCACACatcccccacacacaccacacacaacataCACTACACCAAACACACCACACGCACACatcccccacacacaccacacacaacacacactacACCAAACACACCACACcgcacaaacacaccacacatacaccacactacacacacaccacactacacacaccacataccccacacacataccccacaccaccccccacactacacaaaccacacacaccccacacacaccaccccacacacacaccacaccacacacaacacactacacacgccacacacacgcacaccacacaccacacatcacaccACAGCCACACCACACCCCCGCCTCCAACACCCACCTCTCGCGCCCCCCTCCCGCctcctgtgtgtggtgtgtgctctAGTTCCCCGCAAAGCAGGTGGGAGACGGAGTGGCCGGCAGGACAGGCTGCCTGGGGAACTGGGAAAGCTGAAGTGGACACAGGAGGAGCGGGCAGGGAGAGCCCAGGCCCCGCGGGCTGCAGGAAAGGAGAGGGCGGGTACTGGGCAAGGGAGGAAAGACCCTGGCCGGGGCAGCCCGGCGCGGGGGAGGCTGCGTGTGCCCGGCTCAGTCAGCCGCCCTGGGAGAAGGCGGCCTGGCTGGAAAGCTGAGGCGGAACCGAAGGCCCCCGCGTGGAGGCTGCAGCCCCTGCGCCGGCCGGCCGGGTCCAGAAGGAGCCCAGGCCGCACCTCCAGGCGGGCCCCGCTGCCGCCCAGCGCCCACCCGTCTCCCCAGCGCCACTCCATATGCACTTTCTCTCGGGGCGCCGGCGGCCTCGGCTGCCCCCCGCAGCGTTTCCCTAGCTTCGCTCCAAGGCCCCGGCCTCCCTTTCTCAGCTTTCTTCGCAGCTTCATCTCCATCCGCGCGGCCTTGCCGAGATCCTCCAAGCCAACTCCTCAGCCTTTTACTCGTTCTCCTCCAGGCTGCTCCCAGGGGCGCCTATCCAGGCCCGGGACTTACATTCCCAGTCCTCATGCAGAGCCCTGTCCCCGCACCGAGGCAGCAGAGCTGGGAGCGCGATGCAGTTCTCCGCGAGAACCTAGGTCTGACTCTAACTCTGCCCTGGATTCTCCGCTTTCTAGGAGCGCGTGACATCGGCGGCCAGTTCCGTCATCTGGACTATCCCATCCATACCACCCAGCCCTGGGAACGGATGCGACAATGGACCCGAAGGCACCCTGCAAACTGTAACTCTCACACTTGCCAGACGGCGCTTCCTGAAGGGTCACACTGAGCATCTGTTTTCAGAGTTTCCTAttttccagcaaaaaaaaaaaa
The nucleotide sequence above comes from Pongo pygmaeus isolate AG05252 chromosome 13, NHGRI_mPonPyg2-v2.0_pri, whole genome shotgun sequence. Encoded proteins:
- the LOC129044534 gene encoding WAS/WASL-interacting protein family member 1-like; this translates as MDEQGGLAGIPDHTEPVPHCLTHSASLLTDTRCRLAWTPLALRVLPPQLGRVTLAEAPARVESGHLAGGAGFGGGREVEEGKAAAGPTCGVGVGGGWGREAGGSGPQGFGLEERRGRAGAPIPSWAGRPRSRCARNPLGAPQYPASFLPPPRPCPPSEPQSRRPCRRLRPPALGFPRPRRDARGIQWRLLSHRPPSRAGKGADPPGSTFLGPRRPAEASPHATHPLASSSRGEKSSLIRRNGLLEAAPSSSYGPCRGCPSETRGHQAKPPLPGRSPTLARGVPRDA